The nucleotide sequence GGCGTCGGTGGTGGCGGGGAAGAAACCGCCGCGGCAAAGCGAGACGATGGAGAGGCCGTGGTCGCGGAGGAGTTGGCCGGTTTTGGCGATGTCGCGGCCGGCGAGGGTATCGCGCCAGACGGTGATGCCCTTCACGCCGGCGGCGGCGAACTTCGCGGCCGAGGTCTCGATCGCCCACGGCTTGGTGGTGATCGTGTGGATGCAGAGTTTATCGAGGGACGCGGGGGTCATCGGAAGGAGGGGACTAACCACAGAGGCACAGAGGACACAGAGGAGAGAGATTTTGAAGCAGGGGGGATTGTTCTCTGTGTTCTCTGTGTCTCCGTGGGTAAAAAAATCAGGTCTTCAGGCAGCCGAAGAAGGTGTAGTGGGGCTTGCCCTCGATGAGGCGCTGGAGGGTGAGGGCGGCTTCGCGGAGGTGGTAGTCGCCCCACATGCAGGCTTCGCCGCAGGGGACCTTCTGGCCGGGGGGAATGAAGTCCCAGCCGTTCGGGCGGTGGTAGACGCTGTGGAGGAGGAGGCCCTGGTGTTTCGGGTCAATGCCCAGGTAGGCGTCGCTGAGAAGCGTGCGCATCGTGGTGAGACCGGCCTGCCAGTATTTTTTGCCCGCGGGGGTGGACTCACCGAGGTAGCGGCCGAGGCGGAGCAGGCCCTGCACGCCGATGGCGGCGGCGGAGCTGTCGACCGGTTCGTGGTCGTTGAAGATCTCGGCATTGCGGGTGCGCCAGTCGCCGAGCTTGTGCAGATTCGGCGCGCCGCCGTCCCAGTAGGGGATGCCGTCGAGGGCAGTGTTGGCGATGAACCAGTCGCAGGTGGCGGTGGCGCCCTTGAGGAGGAGGGCCTCCCACTTGGCGCGGCCGCCGAGGGGGGCGAGGTCGGCGTCGGCGAGAGTTTTCAGGAACTCGAGCTCCTCGGCGAAGCCGACCATGGCCCAGGCGAGGCCGCGGGTCCAGGTGGTGAAGCCGGAGAAGCCCTGCTGGGAGTTGGGGCAGCGGAAGCGGCCGTCGTTGCGGTTGAAGATGGCCTCGTGCGTGGTGCGGCCGCGCTCGGCGGGGACGTCGTAGCTGTCGCGGCCCTCGCCGTAGTAAATCGAATATTTGGCGGTGGCCTCGATGTGCTGCAGGCCGCGCTCGAGGAGGGAGTGCGGGGCGTCGTTCTCGCCCATGAGGCGGTGGCCGAGCTGGTGCGCGACCATGAGGATGCGGACGGAGCGGATGGTGTCGACGAAGAGGGAGTGCGGGCCGTTGAAAGAATAGATATAGCCACCACCGCCGTGGATCGGGGACCAGCGCGCGGCCTGGACGGCGCCGGAGGCTTTGATCGCCAGTTCGCAGAAGTCGACCTGGGTGGCGGGGAGCTTGCCCTCGCGCTGGAGGCGGAGCCAGTTGCCGTAGGTGGAGAGGTTGTTGAACCCGTGGTCGTGGACGCCGGTGTGGGAAACGTGCGAGGCCATGCGGTCGACCGTGAGCTTCGCGGCCGCGTCGGCGTAGCGCTGTTCGCCGGTGGCGTCGAACTGGAGGAAACCGGAGCCGTAGTTGAAGCCCTCGGTCCACTCGGTCCAGCCGCGGGCGGTGTACTGGCCGGCGACGGTGAAGACGGGCGAGCCCTTGACCGGGTCGTAGTGCTTGAAGATCAGGTCGATCTTCGTGCCGGAGAGCTGCCAGAAATTCCGGAGCGCGGGGGTGAGGGCGGTGGCTTGCAGCTGGTCGTCAATTTTCATGAGGGCAGGGGAAGAGGAAGGTTTTGAACCACAGAGACACAGAGGTCACGGAGGTGGTGATACAGTCAAAGGGCTTTGGCTCTGTGATCTCGGTGTCGCCGTGGTTAGTACCGTTTGTCTTTGCGGAGGTGGAGGATCACGAATTCGGAGTCGGCGAGGGACTCGTACGCGTGCTGCTGGATGGCGTCGAACTGGATGCTCTCGCCCTCGCCGAGCTCGACGGTCTCGTGGGGGAGGGTGACGCGGAGCCGGCCGGAGGTGACCCAGCAGACCTCGGTGTCGTCGTGGTGGATCTCGGGGCGGTTGACCTTGGCGCCGGCGGGGGCGGAGCCGAGGTGGGCGACGACGTTGGCGTATTTGACCTGGCGGAATTTGAAGTCGCCGGAGCGGTAGGTTTTCTCGGCGGTGCGATGGACGAGCTCGGATTCGCAGAGGGCGAGGAGGTCGGTGGCACTGAGGCCGAAGGCGCGGGCGAGGCGGTAGAGGGTGTCGAGCTCGGCCGACTGCTGGTTGCGCTCGAGCTTGGAGATGACGCCGACGGAGACGCCGGAGGCCTCGGAGAGGGCGGCGAGGGTCAGCTCATGCTGGTCGCGGAGGGTGCGCAGCACCGAGAAGTCAAACTTGGGGGCAGCGGGGGGCATGTTTCGCCGGAAGACAAAAACAAGCTGAATATAGTCGTCAACGAAATAGATTCCCTCTGGGGATGTAAAAATGAGAGGGGGCCGAGGCGGGTCGAGCCAGACCTCCAGCCGTAGCCAAGGCTAAGGCTTGCAGGCAGGCCGGGCTGATTACCGGCGGACAAAACCTGCCCGGAGGTCAGGTTCCACCCCAAGTCAAAAACCCGCGGTCCGCCGGCGCGCGGCGACCTTACGGGAATGTTTTAGCAGTGGCCGGGCTGGCCGTAGTAGGCGCCGGGGCCGTGCTTGCGCTTGAAGTGCTTGGCCAGAAGCGCGGGCTCGATGGTCTTGAGCTTGGGTTCGAGCGAGAGCGACATCAGCGCCATGTGGGCGATGCACTCGACGGCGACGGCGACCTCGACGGCCTTGGCGACCGATTTGCCCCACGTGAAGGGGGCGTGGCGGTTGACGAGAACGGCGGGGAAGTCGGCGGGATCGAGTTTTTTGAAACGCTCGACGATGACATTGCCCGTTTCCCATTCGTAGGCGCCGCCGCCGATTTCCTGGGCGGACATCTTGCGGGTGACAGGGATGTTGCCGTTGAAGTAGTCGGCGTGCGTCGTGCCGAAGATCGGGATCTCGCGGCCGGCCTGGGCGAAGCTGGTGGCGTGGGAGCTGTGCGTGTGGACCACGCCGCCGATGTCGGCGAAGGCGAGAAAGAGCCGGCGGTGCGTAGGCGTGTCGGAGGAGGGGTTGAGCTTCCCCTCGACTTTCTTCCCCTCGAGGTCGATGAGGACCATGTCGGCGGGCTTCAGGTCGGCGTAGGCCACGCCGCTGGGTTTGATGGCGAAGATGCCTTTGGCGCGGTCGATGGCGCTGGCGTTGCCAAAGGTGAGGTTGATCAGCCCGTGCCGCGGCAGGGCGAGGTTGGCCTCATAGGCCTCGCGTTTAAGCTCTTTGAGCACGTTTAAGTCCTAAGTTTAAGTTGAAGAGAAAGACAGGAGGAAAGCGGGAGTCTTAAACTTCAACTTTCCCCTTCAACTGGTTTTCGGGCCCTCAAGCCCGGAAGCCGTCGTTCAGGTGGTAATAGACCTCGTTGTTGCGGAGGTCCTGCTTGAGCTGCGGGAGCGTGGTGCCGGCGTTGATGACGACGGTCTCGAGGCCGGCGATGGTGGCGAAGTCCTCGAGCATCTCGGTGGTGACCGAGTAGCTGTAGCCGGTGTGGTGGGCGCCGCCGGCGTAGATCCACGCCGCACAGGCGGTTTTGAAGTCGGGTTTGCATTCCCAGACGGCGCGGGCGACGGGGAGGTTGGGCAACTTGGGCGGCTTGACGGCCTTGACCTCGTTGACGATGAGGCGGAAGCGGTTGCCGAGGTCGACGAGCGATGCGTTGAGGGCGTCGCCGGCGGGGGCGTTGAACACGAGGCGCACGGGGTCCTCCTTGCCGCCGATGCCGAGCGGGTGGATTTCGACGGCGGGTTTGCCGGCGGCGATGGACGGGCAGATCTCGAGCATGTGCGCGCCGAGGACCTGGTGGCCCTTGGGTGACATATGGTACGTGTAGTCCTCCATGAAGGAGGTGCCGCCGGGCAGGCCGGCGTTCATGACCTTCATGGCGCGGACCAGGGCGGAGGTCTTCCAGTCGCCCTCGCCGCCGAAGCCGTAGCCGGCGCCCATCAGGCGCTGCGTGGCCATGCCGGGGAGTTGCTTGAGGCCGTGCAGGTCCTCGAAGGTGTCGGTGAAACCCTTGTAGCCTCCCTGCTCGAGGAAGGCGCCCATGCCGAGTTCGAGGCGCGCGCTGTAGCGGAGTTCCTCGTGGCGTTTGCCGC is from Lacunisphaera limnophila and encodes:
- a CDS encoding glycosyl hydrolase, translated to MKIDDQLQATALTPALRNFWQLSGTKIDLIFKHYDPVKGSPVFTVAGQYTARGWTEWTEGFNYGSGFLQFDATGEQRYADAAAKLTVDRMASHVSHTGVHDHGFNNLSTYGNWLRLQREGKLPATQVDFCELAIKASGAVQAARWSPIHGGGGYIYSFNGPHSLFVDTIRSVRILMVAHQLGHRLMGENDAPHSLLERGLQHIEATAKYSIYYGEGRDSYDVPAERGRTTHEAIFNRNDGRFRCPNSQQGFSGFTTWTRGLAWAMVGFAEELEFLKTLADADLAPLGGRAKWEALLLKGATATCDWFIANTALDGIPYWDGGAPNLHKLGDWRTRNAEIFNDHEPVDSSAAAIGVQGLLRLGRYLGESTPAGKKYWQAGLTTMRTLLSDAYLGIDPKHQGLLLHSVYHRPNGWDFIPPGQKVPCGEACMWGDYHLREAALTLQRLIEGKPHYTFFGCLKT
- a CDS encoding helix-turn-helix domain-containing protein, with protein sequence MPPAAPKFDFSVLRTLRDQHELTLAALSEASGVSVGVISKLERNQQSAELDTLYRLARAFGLSATDLLALCESELVHRTAEKTYRSGDFKFRQVKYANVVAHLGSAPAGAKVNRPEIHHDDTEVCWVTSGRLRVTLPHETVELGEGESIQFDAIQQHAYESLADSEFVILHLRKDKRY
- the araD gene encoding L-ribulose-5-phosphate 4-epimerase AraD — its product is MLKELKREAYEANLALPRHGLINLTFGNASAIDRAKGIFAIKPSGVAYADLKPADMVLIDLEGKKVEGKLNPSSDTPTHRRLFLAFADIGGVVHTHSSHATSFAQAGREIPIFGTTHADYFNGNIPVTRKMSAQEIGGGAYEWETGNVIVERFKKLDPADFPAVLVNRHAPFTWGKSVAKAVEVAVAVECIAHMALMSLSLEPKLKTIEPALLAKHFKRKHGPGAYYGQPGHC
- the araA gene encoding L-arabinose isomerase, yielding MKLLASPEIWFVCGSQHLYGPGPLQQVAANAQKVAAGLAASQQLPLKTVFKALLTTPDEITNVMLAANNDANCAGLVLWMHTFSPSKMWIRGLSVLKKPFLHLHTQFNRDLPWGTIDMDFMNLNQAAHGDREAGFIHTRMRLARKVVVGHWTDAEVLERIGAWQRAARAWHDWQGAKFVRFGDNMRNVAVTEGDKVSAEMKLGFAVNTHGVGDLVSVVDAVSAADITALCADYEKTYAVVPALKKGGKRHEELRYSARLELGMGAFLEQGGYKGFTDTFEDLHGLKQLPGMATQRLMGAGYGFGGEGDWKTSALVRAMKVMNAGLPGGTSFMEDYTYHMSPKGHQVLGAHMLEICPSIAAGKPAVEIHPLGIGGKEDPVRLVFNAPAGDALNASLVDLGNRFRLIVNEVKAVKPPKLPNLPVARAVWECKPDFKTACAAWIYAGGAHHTGYSYSVTTEMLEDFATIAGLETVVINAGTTLPQLKQDLRNNEVYYHLNDGFRA